One part of the Streptomyces sp. AM 2-1-1 genome encodes these proteins:
- the truA gene encoding tRNA pseudouridine(38-40) synthase TruA codes for MSDEPEPGAVRVRLDLSYDGRDFSGWAKQTSRRTVQGEIEDALRTVTRSPRTYDLTVAGRTDAGVHARGQVAHVDLPAEVWEEHREKLLRRMAGRLPLDVRIWRAAEAPAGFNARFSAMHRRYAYRVADRPGGVDPLTRGHVLWHDRPLDLDAMNAAAARMVGEHDFAAYCKKREGATTIRTLQKLHWVRDEESGVLTATVQADAFCHNMVRALIGAALFVGDGRRPVPWPAEVLGAKVRDPGVHVVKPHGLTLEEVAYPADELLAARAAEARNVRSLPGGGVDPGGFGCC; via the coding sequence GTGAGCGACGAGCCAGAACCCGGTGCGGTACGCGTACGGCTGGACCTGTCCTACGACGGCAGGGACTTCTCCGGCTGGGCGAAGCAGACGTCCCGCCGGACGGTGCAGGGGGAGATCGAGGACGCGCTGCGCACGGTGACCCGGTCCCCGCGGACGTACGACCTGACGGTCGCGGGGCGCACCGACGCCGGGGTGCACGCCCGGGGGCAGGTCGCGCACGTCGATCTGCCGGCCGAGGTGTGGGAGGAGCACCGGGAGAAGCTGCTGCGCCGGATGGCGGGGCGGCTGCCCCTGGACGTGCGGATCTGGCGGGCGGCGGAGGCCCCCGCGGGCTTCAACGCCCGCTTCTCCGCGATGCACCGGAGGTACGCCTACCGCGTGGCCGACCGGCCCGGCGGGGTCGATCCGCTGACGCGCGGTCATGTGCTGTGGCACGACCGGCCGCTGGACCTCGACGCGATGAACGCGGCGGCGGCCCGCATGGTCGGGGAGCACGACTTCGCCGCGTACTGCAAGAAGCGCGAGGGCGCGACCACCATCCGCACGCTGCAGAAGCTCCACTGGGTGCGGGACGAGGAGTCGGGCGTCCTCACCGCGACCGTGCAGGCGGACGCCTTCTGCCACAACATGGTGCGCGCGCTGATCGGCGCCGCCCTCTTCGTGGGCGACGGCCGGCGCCCTGTGCCCTGGCCCGCCGAGGTGCTCGGGGCCAAGGTGCGGGACCCCGGTGTCCACGTGGTGAAGCCGCACGGCCTCACCCTGGAGGAAGTGGCCTACCCCGCCGACGAGTTGCTGGCCGCCCGGGCCGCGGAGGCGCGGAACGTACGGTCGTTGCCCGGCGGAGGCGTGGACCCGGGCGGCTTCGGCTGCTGCTGA
- a CDS encoding ATP-binding cassette domain-containing protein has product MGHLEAGHLEYYLPDGRVLLGDASFRVADGAVVALVGANGAGKTTLLRLLSGELQPHGGTVSVSGGLGVMGQFVGSVRDGQTVRDLLVSVAHPQIRAAAKAVDAAEELILTVDDEAAQMAYAQALSDWAEVRGYEAETLWDMCTMTALGVPYDTAQYREARTLSGGEQKRLVLEALLRGPDEVLLLDEPDNYLDVPGKRWLEGKLKETRKTVLFVSHDRELLSRAAEKIVSVEPGAAGSDVWVHGGGFDTYHQARKDRFARFEELLRRWQEEHARLRALVLRMRQQAAISPDMANRYHAMQTRFKKFEDAGPPPEPPREQDIRMRLRGGRTGVRAVTCTALELTGLMKPFDLEVFYGERVAVLGSNGSGKSHFLRLLAGEPVAHTGEWKLGARVVAGHFAQTHAHPELLGKTLVEILWSEQAKDRGAAMGVLRRYELERQGDQPFEKLSGGQQARFQILLLELAGTTALLLDEPTDNLDLESAEALQDGLEAYDGTVMAVTHDRWFAKSFDRYLVFGSDGVVRETTEPVWDERRVERAR; this is encoded by the coding sequence ATGGGACATCTCGAAGCGGGCCACCTGGAGTACTACCTACCGGACGGGCGGGTGCTGCTCGGCGACGCTTCGTTCCGGGTCGCCGACGGTGCCGTGGTGGCACTCGTCGGCGCCAACGGGGCCGGCAAGACGACACTGCTGCGCCTGCTCTCCGGCGAGCTCCAGCCGCACGGCGGCACGGTCTCGGTGAGCGGCGGGCTCGGCGTGATGGGCCAGTTCGTGGGCTCCGTACGGGACGGGCAGACCGTCCGCGACCTGCTGGTCTCCGTGGCGCACCCGCAGATCCGGGCTGCCGCGAAGGCCGTCGACGCCGCCGAGGAACTGATCCTCACCGTCGACGACGAGGCCGCGCAGATGGCGTACGCGCAGGCCCTCAGCGACTGGGCGGAGGTGCGCGGATACGAGGCGGAGACCCTCTGGGACATGTGCACCATGACCGCGCTCGGCGTCCCGTACGACACGGCCCAGTACCGCGAGGCGCGCACCCTCAGCGGCGGGGAGCAGAAGCGCCTCGTCCTCGAAGCGCTGCTGCGCGGGCCCGACGAGGTGCTGCTCCTCGACGAGCCGGACAACTACCTCGACGTCCCCGGCAAGCGCTGGCTGGAGGGGAAACTCAAGGAGACCCGCAAGACGGTCCTCTTCGTCTCCCACGACCGCGAACTGCTCTCCCGGGCCGCCGAGAAGATCGTCAGCGTCGAGCCCGGCGCGGCCGGCAGCGACGTCTGGGTGCACGGTGGCGGCTTCGACACCTACCACCAGGCCCGCAAGGACCGGTTCGCCCGCTTCGAGGAGCTGCTGCGCCGCTGGCAGGAGGAGCACGCCCGGCTGCGCGCCCTGGTGCTGCGGATGCGGCAGCAGGCGGCCATCAGCCCCGACATGGCCAACCGCTACCACGCCATGCAGACGCGCTTCAAGAAGTTCGAGGACGCCGGACCGCCGCCCGAGCCGCCCCGCGAGCAGGACATCCGGATGCGGCTGCGCGGCGGCCGCACCGGCGTGCGCGCGGTGACCTGCACCGCACTGGAGCTGACCGGCCTGATGAAGCCGTTCGACCTGGAGGTCTTCTACGGCGAGCGGGTCGCCGTCCTCGGCTCCAACGGCTCCGGGAAGTCCCACTTCCTGCGGCTCCTCGCCGGGGAGCCGGTCGCGCACACGGGGGAGTGGAAGCTCGGCGCCCGGGTGGTCGCCGGCCACTTCGCCCAGACCCACGCCCACCCCGAGCTGCTCGGCAAGACGCTGGTGGAGATCCTCTGGAGCGAGCAGGCCAAGGACCGGGGCGCCGCCATGGGCGTGCTGCGCCGGTACGAACTGGAGCGCCAGGGCGACCAGCCCTTCGAGAAGCTCTCCGGCGGACAGCAGGCCCGCTTCCAGATCCTGCTGCTGGAGCTGGCCGGCACCACCGCGCTGCTGCTGGACGAGCCCACCGACAACCTGGACCTGGAGTCCGCCGAGGCGCTCCAGGACGGCCTGGAGGCGTACGACGGCACCGTGATGGCCGTCACGCACGACCGCTGGTTCGCGAAGTCCTTCGACCGGTACCTCGTCTTCGGCTCGGACGGTGTGGTGCGCGAGACGACCGAGCCGGTGTGGGACGAGCGGCGGGTCGAGCGGGCGCGGTAG
- the rplM gene encoding 50S ribosomal protein L13, producing MRTYSPKPGDVTRQWHVIDAQDIVLGRLATTAANLLRGKHKAIYAPHMDMGDFVIIINADKVHLSGNKKTQKMAYRHSGFPGGLRSVRYDELLSKNPEKAVEKAIKGMIPKNTLGRQMLSKLKVYAGDQHPHAAQQPVPYEITQVAQ from the coding sequence GTGCGTACGTACAGCCCCAAGCCCGGAGATGTGACGCGCCAGTGGCACGTCATCGACGCTCAGGACATCGTCCTGGGTCGTCTGGCCACCACGGCTGCGAACCTCCTCCGAGGCAAGCACAAGGCGATCTACGCCCCCCACATGGACATGGGCGACTTCGTCATCATCATCAACGCCGACAAGGTTCACCTGTCGGGCAACAAGAAGACCCAGAAGATGGCGTACCGCCACTCCGGCTTCCCCGGTGGTCTCCGCTCGGTCCGCTACGACGAGCTGCTCTCCAAGAACCCGGAGAAGGCCGTCGAGAAGGCCATCAAGGGCATGATCCCCAAGAACACCCTGGGCCGGCAGATGCTGTCGAAGCTCAAGGTGTACGCGGGTGACCAGCACCCGCACGCTGCGCAGCAGCCGGTCCCGTACGAGATCACCCAGGTCGCGCAGTAG
- the rpsI gene encoding 30S ribosomal protein S9 yields MTTFESEVPVEGEYTSESLAGRFGDPQPAAGLGRRKNAIARVRIVPGTGKWKINGRTLEDYFPNKVHQQEVNEPFKVLELDNRYDVIARISGGGVSGQAGALRLGVARALNEADVDNNRATLKKAGFLSRDDRAVERKKAGLKKARKAPQYSKR; encoded by the coding sequence GTGACCACCTTCGAGTCCGAGGTCCCCGTCGAGGGTGAGTACACCTCCGAGTCGCTCGCCGGCCGCTTCGGCGACCCGCAGCCCGCCGCCGGCCTTGGCCGTCGCAAGAACGCCATCGCCCGCGTCCGGATCGTTCCGGGCACCGGCAAGTGGAAGATCAACGGTCGCACCCTTGAGGACTACTTCCCCAACAAGGTGCACCAGCAGGAAGTCAACGAGCCCTTCAAGGTGCTCGAGCTCGACAACCGCTACGACGTCATCGCCCGCATCTCGGGTGGCGGCGTCTCGGGTCAGGCCGGCGCCCTGCGCCTCGGTGTGGCCCGCGCGCTGAACGAGGCGGACGTGGACAACAACCGCGCCACGCTGAAGAAGGCCGGCTTCCTCTCCCGCGACGACCGTGCGGTCGAGCGCAAGAAGGCCGGTCTCAAGAAGGCCCGTAAGGCTCCGCAGTACAGCAAGCGCTAA